One window of the Lytechinus pictus isolate F3 Inbred chromosome 5, Lp3.0, whole genome shotgun sequence genome contains the following:
- the LOC135154114 gene encoding chondroitin sulfate synthase 1-like: MGSSSRSSGPRKLASVVLSLVIGFALATWMRMVWVPAGKSCNTQNFERDDPFLSTPEPNHPSKNLLMVGVMTAAIFLETRAVAVNRTWAQTIPGQVAFFSSGASNVPPEWNLPVISLPGVTDAYPPQKKSFMMLKYMHDNFIDKYEWFMRADDDVYIKGDRMEAFLRSLNSSHTYFIGQAGRGKVEELGLLHLEYDDNFCMGGTGMVFSRATLRKMIPHVSYCLKNLWSTHEDVEVGRCIKKFAGIDCTWSYEVR, encoded by the coding sequence ATGGGGTCGAGCAGTAGAAGTTCGGGGCCCCGTAAGCTGGCCAGCGTGGTGTTGAGTTTAGTGATCGGGTTCGCTCTGGCTACCTGGATGCGGATGGTATGGGTTCCGGCGGGTAAGTCGTGCAACACTCAAAACTTTGAAAGAGACGACCCATTTCTCTCGACGCCTGAACCAAATCACCCATCGAAAAACTTATTAATGGTTGGCGTTATGACGGCTGCCATTTTCTTAGAAACTCGAGCTGTTGCTGTAAACAGAACTTGGGCACAGACAATCCCGGGGCAAGTTGCATTTTTCTCGAGTGGGGCGTCCAACGTCCCACCTGAATGGAATCTTCCCGTTATTAGTTTGCCTGGTGTGACAGACGCTTACCCACCTCAGAAAAAGTCATTTATGATGTTGAAATACATGCACGACAATTTCATTGACAAATATGAATGGTTTATGAGAGCTGATGATGATGTATACATCAAAGGCGATCGCATGGAAGCATTCCTGCGATCGCTGAACAGCAGCCACACTTATTTCATAGGGCAAGCAGGACGAGGAAAAGTAGAGGAATTGGGGCTGTTGCATTTGgaatatgatgataatttttGCATGGGAGGAACTGGAATGGTTTTCAGCCGGGCCACCCTTAGGAAAATGATACCTCACGTCAGCTACTGCCTCAAGAATTTGTGGAGCACCCACGAAGATGTCGAAGTTGGCCGGTGCATCAAGAAGTTTGCGGGGATCGATTGTACTTGGTCGTACGAGGTAAGATGA